A portion of the Syntrophaceae bacterium genome contains these proteins:
- a CDS encoding alpha/beta fold hydrolase, which produces MTRLKRRAVIVAGLGVLVLAGLGVWFYYFYFHSTYSALRFAETFWLRRMQVAQLSEQGGHRLFFVTNRRPEGDAGPLEERFGRERGEALTFGFFDVKIEQKLGPGMIINPSEWFQNEEIRLKAVEGLERSAFVTQLQGLVQASPQKSLLVVVHGFREAFPSALRKTAFVGYVLDVNSPILLFDWPGNQGSTPGGYRQARRVAEASGAELARTLEMIAREIRPDKLWLIANSMGGQVVVDAVRLLSRQADPADLETLLEHLVLTAPDVDFKDFEDERFRQALEALARRTTVYVSSNDRALVASRLLNWGKRRGESTLDASRVAEAVRVLDLDPDSEAVAVVDVTAVNRTRNFHNFSLETPEFFDDLFLRLTNAKTPRSRLLYPVEAPNGTIYWILKRDH; this is translated from the coding sequence ATGACCCGGTTGAAGAGACGAGCCGTGATCGTCGCGGGCCTCGGCGTGCTGGTTCTGGCAGGACTCGGGGTCTGGTTCTACTATTTCTACTTTCATTCCACGTACAGCGCGTTGCGGTTCGCCGAGACCTTTTGGCTGCGGCGAATGCAGGTCGCACAGCTGAGCGAGCAGGGGGGGCATCGGTTATTCTTCGTCACGAACCGCCGCCCGGAAGGCGATGCGGGGCCCCTCGAGGAGCGGTTCGGGAGGGAGCGCGGGGAGGCCCTCACGTTCGGCTTCTTCGACGTCAAGATCGAGCAGAAGCTGGGCCCGGGCATGATCATCAACCCGAGCGAGTGGTTCCAGAACGAGGAGATCCGGCTCAAGGCGGTGGAGGGGCTGGAGCGGTCCGCGTTCGTCACGCAGCTGCAAGGGCTCGTTCAGGCATCCCCGCAGAAATCGCTGCTTGTCGTCGTGCACGGGTTCAGGGAGGCGTTCCCCTCTGCCCTGCGCAAGACCGCTTTCGTCGGCTACGTGCTGGACGTCAACTCGCCGATCCTCCTGTTCGACTGGCCCGGCAACCAGGGAAGCACGCCGGGCGGCTACCGGCAGGCACGCCGGGTTGCCGAGGCGTCCGGGGCGGAGCTGGCCCGCACCCTGGAGATGATCGCCCGGGAGATCCGGCCCGACAAGCTGTGGCTGATCGCCAACAGCATGGGGGGCCAGGTTGTCGTCGACGCCGTTCGCCTCCTCTCCCGGCAGGCGGACCCTGCCGACCTGGAGACCCTGCTCGAGCACCTGGTGCTGACCGCGCCGGACGTCGATTTCAAGGATTTCGAGGACGAACGGTTCCGGCAGGCGCTCGAGGCCCTGGCCCGCAGGACCACGGTCTATGTCTCCTCCAACGACAGGGCCCTGGTGGCGAGCCGTCTGCTCAACTGGGGAAAGCGGCGTGGAGAGAGCACCCTGGATGCGAGCCGCGTGGCGGAGGCGGTGCGCGTGCTGGACCTCGATCCGGACAGCGAGGCCGTCGCCGTGGTGGATGTCACGGCGGTGAACCGCACGCGCAATTTCCACAATTTCAGCCTGGAGACGCCGGAGTTTTTCGACGACCTGTTCCTGCGGCTCACCAACGCCAAGACGCCCCGAAGCCGGCTGCTCTACCCGGTTGAGGCCCCCAACGGCACGATCTACTGGATCCTGAAGCGAGACCATTAA
- a CDS encoding alpha/beta hydrolase, giving the protein MRFIVPHVVEHLPSHLRWGALGILAAAAIFIQGCKGTSLELWHTKSLTAEFTERKAGEVQTFQDYQRLEDRLFAQLEEEVYAHTATGPGHKLERYSKGSAADPQGRKPNWNRSFELPAEAPVGGVLLLHGMSDSPYSLRALGQTLNRRGYWVIGLRLPGHGTVPSGLLNVQWEDMAAAVQLGVKHLAAKTGQKPIHIIGYSTGAPLALDFALNALEGKAAPVPASLVLISPAIGLHPAAALASWKRRMSLLPGLGSLAWLQVLPEFDPYKYNSFTTNAGEQVFRLSRSVAQHIQGRSRTHPDRVLPPTLVFKSSVDSTVSTDAVVDRLLRLLDPHRHELVLFDINRFAAKTILQVSDPGELTNRVMGDGSLPFAVTLVTNESPESLAVVARRQAPFSADVSETKPLNLAWPEGVISLSHVALPVPPDDPLYGQRPPDNEDLLFLGQMAVLGERGLFILPADWLLRIRHNPFYAYLEMRVLEWMENARVSGNDERGLSATVEKGAGVTPPGR; this is encoded by the coding sequence ATGCGATTTATCGTTCCTCATGTCGTCGAACATCTGCCGTCCCATCTCAGATGGGGCGCCCTTGGCATTCTGGCCGCCGCCGCGATCTTCATCCAGGGCTGCAAGGGCACGTCCCTGGAGCTCTGGCACACCAAATCGCTGACGGCGGAATTCACGGAACGCAAGGCCGGCGAGGTGCAAACCTTCCAGGACTACCAGCGGCTGGAAGACCGCCTGTTCGCGCAACTGGAGGAGGAAGTCTACGCGCACACCGCGACCGGGCCCGGCCACAAGCTCGAGCGCTACAGCAAGGGCAGCGCCGCCGACCCGCAGGGCCGCAAGCCCAACTGGAACCGCAGCTTCGAGCTGCCTGCCGAGGCGCCTGTCGGCGGGGTGCTGCTCCTGCACGGCATGTCGGATTCGCCCTACAGCCTCAGGGCCCTGGGGCAAACCCTCAACCGGCGCGGGTACTGGGTCATCGGTCTCCGGCTGCCCGGCCACGGAACGGTGCCATCGGGGCTCCTGAACGTCCAGTGGGAGGACATGGCCGCCGCCGTCCAGCTGGGAGTCAAGCACCTGGCGGCCAAGACGGGGCAGAAGCCGATCCACATCATCGGCTATTCTACCGGGGCGCCCCTGGCCCTGGACTTCGCCCTCAACGCCCTGGAGGGGAAGGCCGCGCCGGTGCCCGCCAGCCTGGTGCTGATCTCCCCGGCCATCGGCCTCCACCCGGCGGCGGCCCTGGCCTCGTGGAAACGCCGGATGTCCCTCTTGCCCGGCCTGGGCAGCCTCGCCTGGCTGCAGGTTCTGCCGGAGTTCGACCCGTACAAGTACAACTCCTTCACGACCAATGCCGGCGAACAGGTTTTCCGGCTGTCGCGATCCGTTGCTCAGCACATCCAGGGCCGGTCCCGGACACATCCGGACAGGGTCTTGCCGCCGACGCTGGTTTTCAAGTCGAGCGTGGACTCAACCGTTTCGACGGATGCCGTGGTGGACCGGCTGCTTCGTCTTCTGGACCCCCATCGTCATGAGCTCGTGCTGTTCGACATCAACCGTTTTGCCGCCAAGACCATCCTGCAGGTCTCCGATCCGGGGGAGCTGACGAACCGGGTGATGGGCGACGGCAGCCTGCCGTTCGCCGTGACCCTGGTCACCAACGAGAGCCCGGAGAGCCTCGCGGTCGTCGCACGCCGCCAGGCGCCGTTCTCGGCCGACGTGTCGGAGACCAAACCGCTGAACCTTGCCTGGCCGGAGGGGGTGATCTCGCTGTCCCATGTCGCGCTCCCCGTCCCGCCGGACGATCCTCTCTACGGTCAGCGCCCTCCCGACAACGAGGACCTTCTCTTTCTCGGGCAGATGGCCGTCCTGGGCGAGCGGGGCCTGTTCATCCTGCCCGCCGACTGGCTGCTGCGCATACGGCACAACCCGTTTTATGCGTATCTCGAGATGCGGGTGCTGGAGTGGATGGAGAACGCGCGGGTTTCCGGAAATGACGAAAGGGGGCTGTCAGCGACCGTCGAGAAAGGCGCCGGCGTCACCCCTCCCGGGCGATGA
- a CDS encoding twin-arginine translocation pathway signal has product MKKILVSVFAVILMLAIGCTTTGPRSGDPDLTRKSLNTDADAALSRLYAQVAGSEQMVRQARGVLVFPNVLEAGFVFGASRGNGVLRVGGRTVSYHTTTSGSWGLQAGAQSTAVFILFMTDEALNRFQNSSGWTVGTDASVTLISVGASAQVTTATAQQPVVGYVLSNRGLMAGITLEGTRITRMDL; this is encoded by the coding sequence ATGAAGAAAATCCTGGTATCGGTTTTCGCTGTTATCCTGATGCTGGCCATCGGCTGCACCACCACGGGCCCGCGTTCGGGCGACCCCGACCTGACGCGCAAAAGCCTCAATACCGACGCCGACGCCGCGCTGTCCAGGCTCTATGCACAGGTCGCCGGATCGGAGCAGATGGTGCGCCAGGCCAGGGGCGTCCTGGTGTTCCCGAACGTGCTGGAGGCCGGCTTCGTCTTCGGCGCCTCGCGCGGCAATGGCGTGCTGCGCGTCGGCGGCAGGACGGTGAGCTACCACACCACGACGAGCGGATCCTGGGGTCTGCAGGCCGGCGCCCAGTCGACGGCGGTCTTCATCCTGTTCATGACGGATGAGGCGCTGAATCGGTTTCAGAACAGCTCGGGCTGGACCGTGGGCACCGACGCATCGGTGACCCTGATCTCGGTGGGCGCGAGCGCCCAGGTGACGACGGCCACGGCGCAGCAGCCCGTCGTCGGGTACGTGCTCTCCAACCGCGGGCTCATGGCGGGCATCACGCTGGAGGGGACGCGCATCACCCGGATGGACCTCTAG
- a CDS encoding META domain-containing protein, with translation MNGKALLIAFVAAAVLCACAQPMERAAPPVTAKPPDMHTSRDSLDWAGIYEGVLPGADAAGVKTRLTLRRDGTYERVTQPAGLQEAARTVRGSFAWQPSGNAIRLDEPGGGQQFAVGEGRLLLLHPDGGKPVPGAVLMLVPQAAAAGEGLAQRLERYRWTLESATDGRQKPIEALAPRKDRPVVFEFSGARLAVQGACNRMMGSYQVSAANRLTASGMASTNMACAPELMRADAALAGLLAGPLQAEMDSAPTPRLRLVSASKETLTFTGRATPEALYGPGTIAFLEVAARSVECANPPPPNTRCLLVRDRHFDAQGLAVGEPGEWRLLHENIEGFTHREGERTILRVKRFNRTPVPPGASPTLYVLDLIVQTEIVKP, from the coding sequence ATGAACGGGAAAGCGTTACTCATCGCGTTTGTTGCTGCCGCGGTGCTCTGTGCCTGTGCGCAGCCGATGGAGCGGGCAGCGCCGCCGGTGACGGCCAAGCCCCCCGACATGCACACAAGCCGGGACTCGCTCGACTGGGCCGGCATCTACGAGGGGGTCCTGCCGGGCGCAGATGCCGCCGGCGTCAAGACGCGGCTGACACTCCGCCGGGACGGCACGTACGAGCGCGTGACCCAGCCCGCGGGCCTGCAGGAAGCGGCACGGACCGTGCGCGGCAGCTTCGCATGGCAGCCGAGCGGAAACGCCATCCGGCTCGACGAGCCCGGCGGCGGGCAGCAGTTCGCCGTGGGCGAGGGCAGGCTTCTCCTGCTTCACCCTGACGGGGGGAAGCCGGTGCCCGGGGCCGTGCTGATGCTCGTTCCGCAGGCGGCTGCAGCGGGGGAGGGCCTCGCGCAGAGGCTCGAGCGCTATCGCTGGACCCTCGAGTCCGCGACCGACGGCCGGCAAAAGCCCATCGAGGCCCTTGCCCCCCGAAAGGATCGCCCCGTCGTGTTCGAATTCTCCGGCGCCAGGCTCGCCGTGCAGGGCGCCTGCAACCGGATGATGGGGTCCTACCAGGTCAGTGCCGCCAACCGGCTCACGGCAAGCGGCATGGCTTCCACGAACATGGCCTGCGCGCCGGAGCTGATGCGTGCCGATGCCGCTCTTGCCGGCCTGCTGGCCGGGCCCCTGCAGGCCGAGATGGACAGTGCCCCCACCCCCCGGCTGCGGCTCGTCTCGGCGTCGAAGGAGACGCTGACCTTCACCGGCCGGGCCACGCCGGAAGCCCTGTACGGTCCCGGGACGATCGCCTTTCTGGAGGTCGCCGCGCGCAGCGTGGAGTGCGCGAACCCGCCGCCCCCGAACACCCGCTGCCTCCTGGTCCGCGACAGGCACTTCGACGCGCAGGGCCTTGCCGTCGGGGAACCGGGCGAATGGCGGCTTCTGCACGAGAACATCGAGGGCTTCACCCACAGGGAAGGCGAACGCACGATATTGCGGGTCAAGCGGTTCAACCGCACCCCGGTGCCTCCCGGTGCCTCTCCGACCCTCTACGTGCTGGACCTGATCGTCCAGACGGAAATCGTGAAGCCGTGA
- a CDS encoding alkaline phytoceramidase — translation MAAVALLVPRIPQPQDYHRFADQRSVLGLPNIGDVVSNLAFVAVGLWGLVFLLRLQPPQMQRHFLDRRERRPYLFVFAGSLLTGVGSWFYHLHPDNASLMWDRLPMAVAFMSLVAAVIAERVSLRAGLRLLPVLLLIGIGSVLHWYASEVRGAGDLRFYAAVQAYSVLVLVIALFMPPRYTRGADLAVVVGLYALAKVLEILDERIFAMGRIVSGHTLKHLASAAAAYWILRMLQRRRPLPAAGDG, via the coding sequence CTGGCTGCGGTCGCGCTCCTTGTGCCGCGGATTCCGCAGCCGCAGGACTATCACCGGTTCGCCGACCAGCGAAGTGTCCTGGGCTTGCCGAACATCGGCGATGTCGTGTCCAATCTGGCTTTCGTGGCCGTCGGGCTGTGGGGCCTCGTCTTCCTGCTGCGGCTCCAACCCCCACAGATGCAGAGGCATTTTCTTGACCGGCGCGAGCGCCGGCCGTACCTGTTCGTGTTCGCCGGATCGCTGCTCACGGGAGTCGGCTCCTGGTTCTACCACCTCCATCCGGACAACGCATCGCTCATGTGGGACAGGCTGCCGATGGCGGTCGCGTTCATGTCGCTGGTGGCGGCCGTCATCGCGGAGCGCGTGAGCCTGCGGGCCGGCCTCCGGCTGCTGCCGGTACTGCTGCTCATCGGGATCGGCAGCGTGCTGCATTGGTACGCGAGCGAGGTGCGCGGCGCGGGCGATCTGCGCTTCTATGCCGCGGTGCAGGCGTACTCGGTTCTCGTGCTCGTGATCGCGCTGTTCATGCCGCCGCGCTACACGCGGGGAGCCGACCTGGCGGTCGTGGTCGGGCTCTACGCCCTCGCGAAGGTCCTGGAGATTCTCGACGAGCGGATTTTCGCGATGGGACGCATCGTGAGCGGCCACACCCTGAAGCACCTGGCGTCCGCAGCCGCCGCCTACTGGATCCTGCGCATGCTGCAGAGGAGACGGCCGCTCCCGGCCGCCGGTGACGGATGA
- a CDS encoding linear amide C-N hydrolase produces the protein MKRVTMQCALCGMLAALIVGGMPVQDAGACTRVVYLGPEDMVITARSMDWATDMGTNLWAFPRGMNRDGAAGPNAIRWTSKYGSLAAAGWDVGTADGMNEKGLVANLHYLVESEYVKPAPDDRRKPMSISAWAQYVLDNFATVAEAVEALRREPFYVVPVDTPDGRPGKLHLSISDATGDSAIFQYLGGRLVIHHGRQYQVMTNSPPFEQQLALNAYWKEIGGEAMLPGTNRSADRFVRTSFYINVIPKTSDPVEAVAGAFSIIRNASVPLGIYTPGQPNIATTIWRAVADHKNRRYFFESTRSPNVFWVNLADLDFAAGKPTRKLTLTGGAVFAGNAAAQFQPAQPFAFLPAPVK, from the coding sequence ATGAAGAGAGTCACGATGCAATGTGCGCTCTGCGGGATGCTGGCGGCCCTGATCGTCGGGGGGATGCCCGTGCAGGATGCGGGCGCCTGCACCCGGGTTGTCTACCTCGGCCCGGAGGACATGGTCATCACCGCACGCAGCATGGACTGGGCGACGGACATGGGAACAAACCTCTGGGCTTTCCCGCGCGGCATGAACCGCGACGGCGCCGCCGGACCGAACGCCATCCGCTGGACGTCGAAATACGGCAGCCTGGCGGCGGCTGGGTGGGACGTCGGCACGGCGGACGGCATGAACGAGAAGGGCCTGGTCGCCAACCTGCACTACCTGGTGGAATCCGAGTACGTCAAGCCCGCCCCCGATGACAGGCGCAAGCCCATGTCCATCTCCGCATGGGCGCAATACGTGCTGGACAACTTCGCCACGGTCGCGGAGGCGGTGGAGGCGCTGCGCCGGGAACCGTTCTATGTCGTTCCGGTTGATACGCCGGACGGCCGCCCCGGAAAGCTGCACCTGTCGATTTCCGATGCCACGGGCGACTCCGCCATCTTCCAGTACCTCGGCGGACGGCTGGTCATTCACCACGGCCGGCAATACCAGGTGATGACGAACTCGCCCCCGTTCGAGCAGCAGCTCGCCCTCAACGCCTACTGGAAGGAGATCGGCGGGGAGGCGATGCTGCCGGGCACCAACCGCTCGGCCGACCGGTTCGTACGGACCTCGTTCTACATCAACGTGATCCCGAAGACGTCGGATCCCGTCGAAGCCGTCGCCGGCGCCTTTTCGATCATTCGGAACGCCTCGGTGCCCCTGGGGATCTACACGCCCGGGCAGCCCAACATCGCAACGACGATCTGGCGCGCCGTCGCGGACCACAAGAACCGGCGCTATTTCTTCGAGTCCACCCGGAGCCCGAACGTCTTCTGGGTGAACCTGGCCGACCTGGATTTCGCGGCGGGCAAGCCGACCCGGAAGCTCACGCTGACCGGCGGCGCCGTCTTTGCCGGCAACGCCGCGGCGCAGTTCCAGCCGGCGCAGCCCTTCGCGTTTCTGCCCGCCCCGGTGAAGTAG
- a CDS encoding histidine phosphatase family protein: MIIRAACVLALLLSMTAAAAGDDLSALVGKPGHVIVLRHARAPGTGDPANFKLGDCSTQRNLSAEGRRQAARIGKRLRDAGLGETTVYSSQWCRCLETARLMAVGPVVELPALNSFFRTPEQEQKQDRALRAWIAAADLSRPVVLVTHQVNITALTGIFPAEGEILVLRREPGGLAVAGRFPDEGQPR, translated from the coding sequence ATCATCATCCGTGCAGCCTGTGTTCTTGCGCTTCTGCTCTCGATGACGGCCGCCGCGGCAGGGGATGACCTGTCCGCGCTTGTCGGCAAGCCGGGGCACGTCATCGTGCTGCGCCACGCCCGGGCGCCGGGCACGGGTGACCCCGCCAATTTCAAACTGGGGGACTGCTCCACCCAGCGGAACCTCTCGGCGGAGGGCCGCAGGCAGGCGGCGCGCATCGGCAAAAGGCTTCGCGATGCGGGCCTTGGGGAGACCACGGTGTACAGCAGCCAGTGGTGCCGGTGCCTCGAGACGGCGCGCCTGATGGCCGTGGGACCCGTCGTCGAGCTTCCTGCCCTGAACTCCTTTTTCCGGACCCCGGAGCAGGAGCAGAAGCAGGACCGGGCGCTGCGGGCCTGGATCGCGGCGGCCGACCTCAGCCGTCCCGTGGTGCTCGTCACCCACCAGGTCAACATCACGGCCCTCACGGGCATCTTCCCCGCCGAGGGCGAGATCCTCGTCCTGCGCCGCGAGCCGGGGGGGCTTGCCGTCGCCGGGCGTTTCCCGGATGAAGGGCAGCCGCGTTGA
- the motA gene encoding flagellar motor stator protein MotA, whose product MFTIIGATIVIACVIGGFLLEKGNLAVLFQPVELLIIGGAALGGFIIASPMKVIKAVMGGIVKMLSGKGYTKADYLEALTMLGEVFYKIRKEGLVSVEGDVDNPKESVIFTKYPKFFKNHHALDLVVDTLRTVMTTKIEPNELEALIDAELESHHEELTAPSKSVATVADSLPGLGIVAAVLGIVLTMGKISEPPEVLGKSIGAALVGTFLGVLLCYGFVGPMSRNMEHSAAEELQYLSVLKMAIVAFVGGAAPQVAVEFGRRVVPAVDKPTFAEVEEALRRIKK is encoded by the coding sequence ATGTTCACGATCATCGGAGCGACCATCGTCATTGCCTGCGTCATCGGCGGCTTCCTCCTGGAGAAGGGGAACCTCGCCGTTCTCTTCCAGCCCGTCGAGCTTCTCATCATCGGCGGGGCGGCCCTGGGCGGCTTCATCATCGCCTCGCCCATGAAGGTCATCAAGGCCGTCATGGGGGGCATCGTCAAGATGCTCAGCGGCAAGGGGTACACGAAGGCCGACTACCTCGAGGCCCTCACCATGCTGGGCGAGGTCTTCTACAAGATCCGCAAGGAGGGCCTGGTCTCCGTCGAAGGCGACGTGGACAACCCGAAGGAGAGCGTGATCTTCACGAAGTACCCGAAGTTCTTCAAGAACCACCACGCCCTCGATCTCGTCGTCGACACCCTGCGGACCGTCATGACGACCAAGATCGAGCCCAACGAGCTCGAGGCGCTCATCGACGCGGAGCTCGAGAGCCACCACGAGGAGCTCACGGCGCCCAGCAAGAGCGTGGCCACCGTGGCCGACTCGCTGCCCGGCCTCGGCATTGTCGCCGCCGTTCTCGGCATCGTGCTCACCATGGGCAAGATCAGCGAGCCGCCCGAGGTCCTCGGCAAGTCGATCGGCGCGGCCCTCGTCGGCACCTTCCTCGGCGTGCTCCTCTGTTACGGCTTCGTGGGGCCCATGTCGAGAAACATGGAGCACTCGGCCGCGGAGGAGCTCCAGTACCTGTCGGTTCTCAAGATGGCCATCGTGGCCTTCGTGGGCGGGGCCGCCCCGCAGGTGGCCGTCGAGTTCGGACGCCGCGTCGTCCCGGCCGTCGACAAGCCCACCTTCGCGGAAGTCGAGGAAGCCCTGAGGAGAATCAAGAAGTAA
- a CDS encoding PilZ domain-containing protein, which translates to MAVVPFGVRLVPEEERKSLLSRICNQTTVDLGGLPEIQDQALAEWLSTINRKLDLLLNTLGAQKLGFSSLPVRRINISGGGLSFTSSEPFNRGDILEVMMVLSAGTSVAVYVYGEVVAAECRSDGYEIGLKFVAMDDEIRDEICRFVFERERQILREKRR; encoded by the coding sequence ATGGCAGTCGTGCCCTTCGGCGTGCGGCTCGTCCCCGAGGAGGAGCGGAAAAGCCTCCTCTCGAGGATCTGCAACCAGACCACCGTCGATCTCGGGGGGCTTCCGGAGATCCAGGACCAGGCCCTTGCCGAGTGGCTCTCCACGATCAACCGCAAGCTCGACCTCCTCCTCAACACGCTGGGCGCGCAGAAGCTGGGGTTCAGCTCACTGCCGGTGCGCCGGATCAACATCAGCGGGGGCGGCCTGTCCTTCACCTCGAGCGAGCCCTTCAACCGCGGCGATATCCTCGAGGTCATGATGGTGCTCTCAGCGGGCACCTCGGTTGCCGTCTACGTCTACGGGGAAGTGGTGGCGGCAGAGTGCCGCAGCGACGGCTACGAGATCGGCCTGAAATTCGTCGCCATGGATGACGAGATCAGGGACGAAATCTGCCGGTTCGTCTTCGAGCGGGAACGGCAAATCCTTCGCGAGAAAAGGAGGTAG
- a CDS encoding TIGR00725 family protein has product MTKIEVSRKPFVIGVMGGHDAPPEILDDARRIGRGIAERGHVLLTGGGDGVMKAASEGAYRAGGLVLAVLPSDRVRPLAGYPNEFVDIAIQTGMADARNAINAKTPHVMIAVDGGWGTVSEIAHALRNGTPVIGLKTPAIGLPHGKSFTAVDTVEDALAALDRLLPAPM; this is encoded by the coding sequence ATGACGAAAATCGAAGTCAGCAGAAAGCCCTTCGTCATCGGCGTCATGGGAGGGCACGATGCCCCGCCGGAGATCCTCGATGACGCCCGGCGCATCGGCAGGGGAATCGCGGAGCGGGGGCACGTCCTCCTGACGGGGGGAGGCGACGGGGTGATGAAGGCCGCCTCCGAGGGGGCATACCGTGCCGGGGGGCTTGTCCTGGCCGTTTTGCCCAGCGACCGCGTGCGGCCGCTCGCGGGCTACCCCAACGAGTTCGTCGACATCGCCATCCAGACCGGGATGGCCGATGCCCGTAACGCCATCAACGCCAAGACGCCGCACGTGATGATCGCCGTCGACGGCGGGTGGGGAACGGTCTCCGAGATCGCCCACGCCCTGCGCAACGGCACCCCCGTCATCGGGCTGAAGACGCCCGCGATCGGCCTGCCCCATGGCAAGAGCTTCACGGCCGTCGACACCGTCGAAGACGCCCTCGCCGCACTCGACCGCCTGCTGCCCGCGCCGATGTAG
- the sfsA gene encoding DNA/RNA nuclease SfsA, which produces MKARFIGRPNRFLVLCDLGGRTVEAYLPNPGRLWELLLPGRLLYLAANAPGPPARTPYTALAAEREGMPVLLHTHLANDVAARLLEAGRLPGFEQDSVIRREAAAGSSRYDFLLDRGGREFFLEVKSCTLFAGRIAMFPDAVTARGRRHLEQLALHARRGIPGGVVFLVHSPQVDTFMPDYHTDLAFSQTLLAVRDDILVRAVTLSWTADLALGPSVREARIPWELIEREARDEGAYLLVLEMARSRRVDVGTLGHIAFPKGYYVYAGSARANLSKRVERHLRLRKRHHWHVDFLRGESDSCTALPVRASEDLEHDLAAALGGLADWAIPRFGSSDCRCPTHLFGFRENPLRDPRFIDLLLGFRIGRLEAFLGDSPGKQDAGAS; this is translated from the coding sequence ATGAAGGCCCGGTTCATCGGGAGGCCGAACCGGTTTCTCGTTCTCTGCGATCTCGGCGGCAGGACCGTCGAGGCCTACCTGCCCAACCCGGGGCGTCTCTGGGAGCTTCTGCTTCCGGGGCGGCTCCTGTACCTTGCCGCAAACGCGCCCGGCCCGCCCGCGAGAACCCCGTACACGGCCCTCGCCGCGGAGCGGGAAGGGATGCCCGTGCTGCTCCACACGCACCTCGCCAACGACGTGGCGGCCCGCCTGCTGGAGGCGGGAAGACTCCCGGGGTTCGAACAGGATTCGGTCATCCGGCGCGAGGCCGCCGCGGGGTCGAGCCGATACGACTTCCTTCTCGACCGCGGCGGGAGGGAGTTCTTCCTCGAGGTCAAGTCCTGCACCCTCTTCGCGGGCCGCATCGCCATGTTCCCCGACGCCGTCACCGCGCGCGGCCGCAGGCACCTCGAGCAGCTCGCCCTCCACGCGCGGCGGGGGATCCCCGGCGGGGTCGTCTTTCTCGTCCACTCGCCGCAGGTCGACACTTTCATGCCCGACTACCACACGGATTTGGCCTTCTCGCAGACGCTCCTGGCGGTGCGTGACGACATCCTCGTCAGGGCCGTCACCCTGTCGTGGACGGCGGATCTCGCTCTCGGGCCCTCCGTCAGGGAGGCCAGAATCCCCTGGGAACTCATCGAGCGCGAGGCGAGGGACGAGGGGGCCTACCTCCTGGTGCTCGAAATGGCGCGCAGCCGGCGGGTCGACGTCGGCACACTCGGCCACATCGCCTTCCCGAAGGGGTATTACGTCTACGCCGGTTCGGCCCGCGCAAACCTTTCGAAGCGGGTGGAGCGGCACCTGCGTCTCCGCAAGCGGCATCACTGGCACGTTGATTTCCTGCGCGGCGAATCCGATTCCTGCACGGCGCTGCCCGTCCGGGCAAGCGAGGACCTTGAGCACGACCTCGCGGCGGCGCTCGGGGGGCTTGCCGACTGGGCGATCCCCCGGTTCGGCTCGTCGGACTGCCGATGCCCGACACACCTCTTCGGCTTTCGTGAAAACCCCCTTCGCGACCCGCGGTTCATCGACCTGCTCCTCGGGTTCCGGATCGGGCGCCTGGAGGCCTTCCTGGGAGATAGCCCCGGGAAACAAGACGCAGGGGCATCCTGA